A genomic region of Sneathia sanguinegens contains the following coding sequences:
- a CDS encoding ThiF family adenylyltransferase yields MANFYDRTEILLKKEGIEKLSTAKCLIFGVGGVGSFATEALARCSVGELTLVDFDIVDITNINRQIQANFSTIGQSKVELMKKRIEQINPECRVEIYKEKLTQANIEKFFKKNYDYVIDCIDDIQAKKNLISYCLYNKIKIISSMGLANRLDPSKIYIGKLKDTLGCGMARRLRQEFKNKKLTVVASREHAKKCGIQKGSVSFVPSVGGLMIASYVVKQIIEKK; encoded by the coding sequence ACAGAAATTTTACTAAAAAAAGAAGGAATAGAAAAATTATCGACTGCAAAATGCTTGATCTTTGGTGTAGGAGGTGTAGGTTCGTTTGCAACTGAAGCATTAGCTAGATGCTCAGTAGGTGAACTTACCTTAGTTGATTTTGATATAGTGGATATTACTAATATTAATAGACAAATACAAGCTAATTTTTCAACTATAGGTCAATCAAAAGTTGAATTAATGAAAAAAAGAATTGAGCAAATTAATCCTGAATGTAGGGTTGAAATATATAAAGAAAAATTAACACAGGCGAATATAGAAAAATTTTTTAAAAAAAACTATGACTATGTTATTGATTGTATAGATGATATACAAGCAAAAAAAAATTTAATATCTTATTGCTTATATAATAAAATAAAAATTATATCATCTATGGGTTTAGCAAATAGATTAGATCCAAGCAAAATATATATTGGTAAGTTAAAAGATACTCTTGGTTGTGGAATGGCAAGAAGATTAAGACAAGAATTTAAAAATAAGAAGTTAACTGTAGTGGCTTCTAGAGAGCATGCAAAAAAATGTGGCATACAAAAGGGAAGTGTAAGTTTTGTTCCATCTGTAGGTGGGCTAATGATAGCAAGTTATGTAGTTAAACAAATAATTGAAAAAAAATAA